Within Syngnathus scovelli strain Florida chromosome 22, RoL_Ssco_1.2, whole genome shotgun sequence, the genomic segment aattggttccaaaaaacacccgcgataagtgaaatccgcgaagtagtgggcaggctaacgagttagcggaaagatgctaattcgcgattgtgctaacacgcgaaaacagacttctaaaggattgtaaacgaacatttgaagcaatactacattgtcctaaatgttggacacatgtttcctcaatttattagttttattttgacttttaaatgttgtttttaatttggaaaaaaaatccgccatgcagtgaagccgcgataaacgaaacgcgaagtagcgagggatcactgtactcaCCAATGATTGACAGATTTCATTTAACAGCGGCGACAAAATTCAAGTACATCGAATGTAAACAGTGaatataaaaaatagaaaagttaaaagacattttttttttttgttgctgtacATTGTTTTGTTGCTGTTCACCCACACCCATTGAGTTCTTCaagttgctgctgctgcgctTTTTCTAGCTCATCCAGCCTCTCACGGAGTTGGAccatctcctcctcttccttaaCACACACAGAAGAGAAGATCTTGCCGTGTCCTGCAACATATCAACATGTCAACCTACCGGAATGTTTGATCCCACGTCCGTGATGCCGAATGGGTTCTGCGTAGAGGTGAGGACGGCGGGACCGAAACTGAAGGCGCCCTGGTCGGCCAGCAGGAGGCGACGGAACTCGTTGTGTTTTCGTTGGAGCTCTCGCATCCTTCTGCGGAGCTGAGCGTGCTCCTCGGAGTGAAGTGGACGTCTGGAAACAAAGGTTAGTGATGCACAAtggcaaaaattttttttttttgttaatttgaGGCTGACTTGTTGGCTGCTGCAGCTTCTAATTTCAGTTCCTCTATTTGAGCCTTCAACAGTTGGATCTTATTCTGCAAGCTCTTCTCTTTGCTCTCCGTCTGGGTTCTTCTCTGCATCACAAAAGGtaagtggattaaaaaaaaagtctcgacACCCCTGTTGAAATATCAGGGTTCGTTTTTTCAGCCTTAATTAGGAGTACCTTCTTTTGAGCCACTGCGGCCCTCTTCATTTTATCTTTGAGCTGCGAGTATTTCTCCTCCAGCTTggcctctctctcttgcagcttATGTTTCTCCTCCAGCCACTCGATTTGGTTCTCCTCCACCCGCCTGCCGCAGGAACACATTGCAGGATGgacacaatgacaaaaaaatcgAGGTCGTGTTTTACGTACCGCTCTGCCTCATGTTGGCTCCTCTCAGCTTGGGTTCGGGCAGTCCTCAGTTCCTCCCTCACCCCGTCCACTTTAGCTTTCAGGCGCAGATTTGCTTCCATCAACTCGGCTTCAGAGCGCGACAAAGTGCTCAGCTCTGCACACAGCTCCTCATTTTTCTGTTATGAGAAAAATCATCAGCTGATTGAATGATGTAAGAAAATTTTGGGGTTGTCCTACCTGCTTCAAATTTGACGCCGCGACCGTCTGTCTCTCCAGTTCCTCAAGCTGGATGCTTTGCTGCTTTAATCTAGTCCTGAAAgacccaaaaaaatatttgcataaGAAAATTGACTTAAAATTGTCAGGATAAAGTCTGACCTCAGGGTCTGCAGTTCTTTGCGAACAGATTCTTCTCCTCTTTGGGCCATTCGGAGCTGCTCCTCCCACTCTTCTTTCTGGGCTTGCTCTTTGGTGTCCTGCAGCGCCCTCTGCTGTTCCAACTCAGCCAGCCGGTGCTCCAACTCCATCCTGAGGGCAATCCAAgcaacaccatttttttttcttgaatcgctaTTATTTTCTTGTCTTACCTTTCCTCCTGTAAGACAGCTGATTTGTAGATTTCCTCGTCACGAGCCGACTGCACCTTCCTGGCCACCTCCCTCTCTTTTTCCACAATAATTTCCTTGTGTCTCTCCACGGTGTGCTTAAGAACTTCCACGTCTGTCTGcaagcctggaaaaaaaaaagacttttgtaAAACCTTTTTAAGATGGTTAAATGGATCAGAAAAAAATCGCTAACCTTCCAGTTGACCTTTCAGggcatctctctctctttccagtTCGCATTTTGAGCGGGCACATTCCAGTTTGACGTTGGCCATCTCCATTTTGTGGGAATGCGTCAGGCTTTCGATCTGTCAGGAGCGCCACAAAGGTGATGCTACTTTTAGCATATTCACATAAAATATCAAAAAATGGATTACCTGTCCGCTAAGAGCGTTAACTTGCTTCTCAGCTTTGTGCAGTTGTCCAGTGAGCTGACTGTTCTGCTCGTGGCTCAGCCGGAGTTCGCTCTCCATCCGCTCCAGTCGCGAGCGTAAAGATTGACGCTCCGCCTGGAACGTTCAAACAACTTTCAGTTATGTCTCACCACGCAGTGATGGAAAGCTGGATGTTGGACCTCCAGAGATTTCAGAGCAGCCTGAGACTCCGCCAGTTGCCGGTTCTGAACCCGCTGAACGTTCTCCGCCTGCTGCTCCGAGTGGTCCTTCTGAGCTTGCAGCTCGGCCACCTCTGCTTGCAGAGCCTTCAAGCGCAAGGTGAGCTGGGTTTTCTCCCTCAGCAGAACCTCCACTTGTCTCCTGTCGTGATGAGAGTCGGCATTCTGGTACTGGGCTATTAGGTTCTCCTTGTCTTTGTCCAAGTGGGCAATCTAGCCAGAGAGAAAGACTTATTGTCtggagccatttttttttcttctcagtttTCAATCAAGCTCACCTCGGCCTCATAGCGCAGCTTTTGCTCCTCCACGACACGAGCGTGTTCTTCCTTTTGGTGTTTAAACTGTGCATTGAGCACAGTGTAGTCATAACGCAGCTTGTTGAACTCTGACCTATACTTCTCTGCCTCCTACACACAAATCAGTATTATACAGTGGGCTTGATTATTCAAATTGAACACAGACCTCTTCCAATCTGGCGAAACGTTCTCTGACTGGTCCCTCCATCTCCTGTTGAACCTGAGCTCTGAGCAACTCCAGACGCTGAGGAGTCATCACCTGGTACATTTCACACAAAGTAGCGATTATACATTTACAGgggggaaaaatatttttatattttatgtcaAAATGAGTGTACCTGCAGTCTGAGCTCCTCCGTCTCCCTGTTTTTTTCCAGAATTTCTCTTGTGCGCTCAGCTAACTGCAACTGGAGCCTCTCGAGTTTACCCTGCAGATGCCGTACCTCCTCTTGTACCTGGATGAACTCCTCCTGCAGGCTGAGGaaactttttttcttaaatatcaGATGTTGATTGAACATATCCATTCTCGTGCTAGATCGTACCTGGTGTGTTCGGTTTTAAGTGTCTCATAGTTGCCTCGATGGAGTTCACACTTGGTCCTCTCGTCCATGAGCATCTTCTGAAGCTCCATCTCGGCCCCGGCAGACAATCCCGGCATGATTGCAAACGTCTCCGCGCCAGGCCCCGGCGGAAAAGACTGCTGGAGGGCCGAGGAGCTCATGTCACCTCTAATAGACATCAAAAACGGACAAAGGTAAGGCGATCGTCTGACTCCACAAGCTACCTTCTCAATTATAACAGCTCAAGCCAAACGAGGACCTGCAGTCAAGTTGGTGTGCTATTTGAAAAGTGTCTTCCTTTGTTGTCAGTCTCCATGGCAGCTATGTGAAGAGTCAGGCTATTATTTGATACAATCACAGCCTCTTAGCTGTCAAGACAAGGTTGTTAATCAACCTCAAGTGATTAGTTCGCTCCCTTGCTTGGCTGCAGCATTTGTTGTGGAGACGAGACCGGGTCTGGGGCAGCTGATAACAGCGGCAAAATCATTTAATTGCAAACATATTAAATTATTGTTACACTGTAATGTAAAATATGTTAACACAGGATTTCATGGTGCACCAACTGGCTCCAGCTCATTAATGCAAACAAGAAATTTGCACAGGAATAATCGTGCATGTGCATATAGTTTTGTTATGATGACGTAACACTGGAAAgtacaacaaaaatatttagTATTCAAATATCGCGCCTTGTCTCCCGCCATTCATGAACGATATCCAGCCGCCTTGCACGACGACAAATACCGATGATATTTGATCTGAAATTGGTTTGTTAATATTTAAAGACGACATTACAGAAGAAACTCAAATTTCTCGCAATGCAGCTACACCCAAGCTAAGATTACGAAATCAACAAATAGACTTTGCGTTTATGGATAAAGTTACGTCTATGCAAAACGATCCTCTTACTTACGGTTCTAATTCTGCGTCGAAATGAGCACATGAAcacttataattattatttttttcctcaaagtTGTCTCATACTCGGTTTGCTAGCTTTTTAGACAACTAGCGCATTTTAAAACTACAAACTAGAGGATGAtgggaaatgtattttttttaggctTATGCTTGGCGGCGAAATGAAATGCAATACCGCCCTCTTGtggatcaaagtcaaagtctcctttattgtcaattcctccgcatgtcaagacacacaaagagatcgaaattacgtttctcactatcccagggtgacaagacagagttcacaacgcacatacaagtaaacaacacaggaaaaataacacaagaagtcaacatcaatgaacaataagcgtgatagcacgctagccgctcccgatgcacagcagagtccggtaagatgacagtcaaccaggccactgtgaacacgagcacacagcaggcacgcactgtccggttcgtggatcctatcagacgaacgcaacccatcttgtcgcgaacgaacgtacgccaggagaatggaacgctgggcgagctgggttggccgcaagcctggcccgacgtctccgtgctggcccctcttctgctgcttcgcagacccactgccgacgcatcccaacaatgctccaggacagagcagtccgagctcacgacacagtccaaccgggggaggaagagcaggccagtccggcgtcgctccatgacgaagcagtccgagcgcccttaatctctccgcaccaaagtccagaacgccataaaatccacttccgccgatgttgagcagaacatgcccgccgcactagtagcacgacgtatcacacgagacgaacacacacaaaactgccggacaaacactcagtaaacactcacacaacaccgaacgggacagagagtggccgctgcgtgtgcacgcgccgccatcttgaaccataCGCGATGGTAACAATTTATAGTGTCACTTTTAAATGAATAATCTCGTTGTCAGGGATTATTTACTCACTTGAATAGGGGAAATTGAAGACCATTATAGAGAAGCCTTGTCCTCCTTTTGTTCTATACATCCAAGTTCTTCCATTTGCTGGTGCTGGAGTTTTTCCAGATCATCTACTCTCTGACGAAGTCGGGCTATTTCtctctgctcctcctcctcttgctaAACAAATTACGAATTTGACACTAAAAATGGGCAACATGGTTGGTGAGACGTACTTGCACATTGGAGAGCATCATCTCAGACCCGAGGAAGAGGGCGGGGCGGGTCGGCGAGGTGATTTGGGCCGTACCGACGCTGAAAGAACCGTTGCTACACATCAGGAGGCGTCGGAATTCGTTGTGCCGCTGCTGATAGTCCATCAACCTTCTGGGGAGGTCACAATTGCCTTCAAATCAGATGACTGTGGAAATTATCAGGCGTGTTTTTCTTCTCAGACTCACTTGTTGGCTGAAGCACCGTCCTGTTTGAGTTCATCTATTTGCTCCCTCAGCATTTGGATGGTACTATGCAAGCTCTGCTcttttttctcctccaggtctcgCCGCTGCGCAATACAACAAAACGCACTCTATAACCCGGGAGCAAATCAATTTTGACGTGGAAGGAGCACCTTCTTCTCAGCAGACGCTGCTCTCTGCAGTTTGTCTTTCAGCTGAGTGTATTTATCTTCTAGCTTAGCTTCTCGCTCCTTACTGTCCTCCACCAGCCTGGGGGAGGAGCAAGAATTGGGGTAAGAGATTTTTACCAGCATGCTGATTCAATCGCACCTTTCTGCCCCGCGacgaatgttctcctcccgcatGATGTCCACTTTTTCCCTCAGACGATCATTTGCTTCCATCAGCTCCGCTTCAGACCGTGACAGCGCCCCCAGGTGGGAGTAGAGTTCCTGGTTTTTCTATTGaagtaaaaacattttagaaactcaccactagtctaaatacgattgatattgtgtgtgtatattttgattttgcataatGTTTGTCTACTCACCTCCTTTAAGTCACTCACTTCTGCTTTGTGTctctccagctcctccagaTGACCACTTTGCTGCTTTAATTTAGCTCTGAGAAGATCAAATGTTTGACATTCAACCACGTTTAGAGTTCTTGGGGTTgaaaccaggaaaaaaaaaaggtaagtaAACCAACCTGAGGCTTTGAAGCTCTTTCCGGACAGACTCTTCTCTCTTATGGGCCATCTGAAGGTGGTCCTGCCATTCGTCTTTCTGGGTTTGCATATTCATCTCCTGCATCGTCTTCTGCTGTTCAAACTCCAACACACGTTGCTCCAACTCCagcctaaaacaaaaaaaacaaaaatcaggaaTTTTGTAATCTGTCAAACCCGCTTGGATCTTCTCACTTTTCCTCCAGCAAGGCAGTCGTCTTGTACATCTCCTCATCACAGACAGACTTcacctttctgaccatctccatTTCTTTCGCCACAAGAAGCTCATTGTGTCTCTCCAGCATTCCCTTTAAATCCACCACCTCTATTTGCAGACCTGAGGACACGTAATTCAGACATTGGCCACTAGTATCTGAAATAAATGTCCTTCCATGAGCatgaaaagctaaaaaaaagtcaatttacTTTCCTTCTGGGCTCTCAGCGAATCACACTCCCTCTCCACCTCGCCTTTGGAGCGGTTGAATTCCAGTTTGGCGTTGTCCAACTCGGTCTTGTGTGACAGCTTCAGGCTTTCAATCTGACAGTCAAACAATGCGCCCTCTGCTGGTCTAAATATGTAACTTCAcgcttcattttttattatggaCTGGCTTGATCTCACCTGGCAGGTGAGGGAATTCACTTCTCTTTTAATTTTATGCAGTTGTCCGGTGAGCTGGTTGTTCTGCTCCAGGCTGAGATGAAGTTCGCTCTCCATACGCTCCAGTCGCATCGACATGCACTGGCGCTCTGACTACAAGCGGCGTCCATTAAAACATCTAACTCACCTTCCGAGATACCGGCGGTCTCACCTCCAGCGACTTCACCATGGCCTGAGTCTCGGTAAGTTGTCTGTTCTGAGAAAGCTGGATGCATTCCACCTGCTGGTCCGAGTTGTCCTTCTTCGCTTGCAGCTCGTCCACCTCCGCCTGAAGACCTTTCAGCAACATGGTGAGCTGCGTTTTCTCCTTGAGCAGAAactccacttgcttcctttcgtACAGCGGATCTACGTTCTTGAACCGCGCCGCCAGATTCTCCTTCTCTTTCTTCAGATAAGCAATCTAACAggtaaaatatttttacaatcATCTCAAAATGAAACACTTCCTGATTCCCTCACCTCCACCTCATAACGCATCTTCTGGCCTTCCAGTACACCGACGTGTTCCTCCTTTTGGTGTTCAAATTGAGAATTGAGCATGGTGAAGGCGTAGCGGAGCTTGTTGAACTCGGAACGATACTTTTCTGTCTCCTACACATCGTAGAAGAAAATTAGGTGTCAATGTAAACttctaaaaaattattttacaaCACCTCTTCCAATTTGTTGAAACGTTGTCGGACTGGAGCTTCTAACTCCTGCTGCACTTGAGTTCTGAGCAACTCCAGACGTTTTGGAGTCATCACCTGCAATTTAGGACggattgtattttatttcagatacaatcatacatttcaaattttatttaccTGCAGCCGAAGCTCCTCCATCTCCCTTTTTTGATTGAGAAGTTCTCTTGATCGCTCAGCCAACTGTAATTGGAGCTTATCCTGCTGGCCATGGAGACGTTTGACTTCCCCCTGAATATGCAATAGCTCATCCTGCAAActaacatttaattttttttaaaatcttctcTTGAGTAGTGTTAACCAGCAGTGGTTTAAACAATACTCAAATCAAAATAGAACCTGGAATGTTCTATCTTGAGAACGTTGTAATTTGATTTGTAGGTTTCACACTTCCTCTGAAGATCAGACAGCATGTGATGAAGCTCCATCCCGGTCGCAGGAACCATCGGCAGGTTGGAAGCGTCCATTTTGATATAAACTATAAAGTAATAATGAGGGAGGCAAGCTTATGCTATGTTTTGTGTTCAAACATCAAAGTTAATATGGTGACATGGATCAGAGGTATGATGTCATAAACAGTGGTGCGTTTGAGTGCCCTCTGGTAAATGGGAATTCTCAACTTACATATGTTGAAAGTGCAATTCGTTGAAATAATTGCAAAAATATAATGGTTAACTGCTGTCAAGTGGTTTTATCGTTGCTTGCAAGTCAGTGAAtacattgataaaaaaaaaaaatcaataaaaaataacgaCGCGTTGATTCCAGAGTTGCGCAATCACTTGCCAATCTCAATTCGTAACTTTATTCCCTCATAAAACAAACATGATGCAATGaccataaataaaatgtaaacaccaaaaaaaggtttaatggaaaaaaaactcgACCGCTGAAACATAATGTGCACAACAGCAAGTCTCCAAATTTACAGGGAATCATTGTAAACAGATTTATTACAAAACATGATAcaaagtgaggaaaaaaaaaaatcactaagccGGCTGTAAAAACAACTCTTGGTACTTGGATttgattaataataaaaaaataaaatatcgctTATTAGTCtttgttacaaaaaaatatttgattgaaGCTATGAATTAGAGTCTTCTTTCTTATTTCTCGCAATGCAGCTACACCCAAGCTAAGATTACGAAATCAACAAATAGACTTTGCGTTTATGGATAAAGTTACGTCTATGCAAAACGATCCTCTTACTTACGGTTGTAATTCTGCGTCGAAATGAGCACATGAAcacttataattattatttttttcctcaaagtTGTCTCATACTCGCTTTGCTAGCTTTTTAGACAACTAACTAGCGCATTTTAAAACTACAAACTAGAGGATGAtgggaaatgtattttttttaggctTATGCTTGGCGGCGAAATGAAATGCAATACCGCCCTCTTGTGGATCATACGCGATGGTAACAATTTATAGTGTCACTTTTAAATGAATAATCTCGTTGTCAGGGATTATTTACTCACTTGAATAGGGGAAATTGAAGACCATTATAGAGAAGCCTTGTCCTCCTTTTTTTCTATACATCCAAGTTCTTCCATTTGCTGGTGCTGGAGTTTTTCCAGATCATCTACTCTCTGACGAAGTCGGgctatttttttcaaagtcaaagtctcctttattgtcaattcctccgcatgtcaagacacacaaagagatcgaaattacgtttctcactatcccagggtgacaagacagagttcacaacgcacatacaagtaaacaacacaggaaaaataacacaagaagtcaacatcaatgaacaataagcgtgatagcacgctagccgctcccgatgcacagcagagtccggtaagatgacagtcaaccaggccactgtgaacacgagcacacagcaggcacgcactgtccggttcgtggatcctatcagacgaactcaacccatcttgtcgcgaacgaacgtacgccaggagaatggaacgctgggcgagctgggttggtttctctctgctcctcctcctcttgctaAACAAATTACGAATTTGACACTAAAAATGGGAAAACTGGCATAGATAATGGGAAATATGGTTGGTGAGACGTACTTGCACATTGGAGAGCATCATCTCAGACCCGAGGGCGGGGCGGGTCGGCGAGGTGATTTGGGCCGTGCCGACGCTGAAAGAACCGTTGCTGCACATCAGAAGGCGTTGGAATTCGTTGTGCCGCTGCTGATAGTCCATCAACCTTCTGGGGAGGTCACAATTGCCTTCAAATCAGATGATTGTGGAAATTATCAGGCATGTTTTTCTTCTCAGACTCACTTGTTGGCTGAAGCACCGTCCTGTTTGAGTTCATCTATTTGCTCCCTCAGCATTCGGATGGTACTTAGCAAGCTCTGCTcttttttctcctccaggtctcgCCGCTGCGCAATACAACAAAACGCACTCTATAACCCGGGAGCAAATCAATTTTGACGTGGAAGGAGCACCTTCTTCTCAGCAGACGCTGCTCTCTGCAGTTTGTCTTTCAGCTGAGTGTATTTATCTTCTAGCTTAGCTTCTCGCTCCTTACTGTGCTCCACCAGCCTGGGGGAGGAGCAAGAATTGGGGTAAGAGATTTTTACCGGCATGCTGATTCAATCGCACCTTTCTGCCCCGCGACGGATGTTCTCCCTCATGATGTCCACTTTTTCCCTCAGACGATCATTTGCTTCCATCAGCTCCGCTTCAGACCGTGACAGCGCCCCCAGGTGGGAGTAGAGTTCCTGGTTTTTCTATTGaagtaaaaacattttagaaactcaccactagtctaaatacgattgatattgtgtgtgtatattttgattttgcataatGTTTGTCTACTCATCTCCTTTAAGTCACTCACTTCTGCTTTGTGTctctccagctcctccagaTGACCACTTTGCTGCTTTAATTTAGCTCTGAGAAGATCAAATGTTTGACATTCAGCCACGTTTAGAGTTCTTGGGGTtgaaaccaagaaaaaaaaaggtaagtaAACCAACCTGAGGCTTTGAAGCTCTTTCCGAACAGACTCTTCTCTCTTATGGGCCATCTGAAGGTGGTCCTGCCATTCGTCTTTCTGGGTTTGCATGTTCATCTCCTGCATCGTCTTCTGCTGTTCAAACTCCAACACACGTTGCTCCAACTCCagcctaaaacaaaaaaaaaacaaaaatcaggaaTTTTGTAATCCGTCAAACCCGCTTGGATCTTCTCACTTTTCCTCCAGCAAGGCAGTAGTCTTGTACATCTCCTCATCACAGACAGACTTcacctttctgaccatctccatTTCTTTCGCCACAAGAAGCTCATTGTGTCTCTCCAGCATTGCCTTTAAATCCACCACCTCTATTTGCAGACCTGAGGACACGCAATTCAAACATTGGCCACTAGTATCTGAAATAAATGTCCTTCCATGAGCATgaaaagctacaaaaaaaatcaatttactTTCCTTCTGGGCTCTCAGCGAATCACACTCCCTCTCCACCTCGCCTTTGGAGCGGTTGAATTCCAGTTTGGCGTTGTCCAACTCGATCTTGTGTGACAGCTTCAGGCGTTCAATCTGACAGTCAAACAATGCGCCCTCTGCTGGTCTAAATATGTAACTGCacgcttcattttttttattatggtgGCTTAGTCTCTCACCTGGCAGGTGAGGGAATTCACTTCTCTTTTAATTTTATGCAGTTGTCCGGTGAGCTGGTTGTTCTGCTCCAGGCTGAGATGAAGTTTGCTCTCCATACGCTCCAGTCGCATCGACATGCACTGGCGCTCTGACTACAAGCGGCGTCCATTAAAACATCTAACTCACCTTCCGGGATACTGGCGGTCTCACCTCCAGCGACTTCACCATGGCCTGAGACTCGGTAAGTTGTCTGTTCTGAGAAAGCTGGATGCATTCCACCTGCTGGTCCGAGTTGTCCTTCTTCGCTTGCAGCTCGTCCACCTCCGCCTGAAGACCTTTCAGCAACATGGTGAGCTGCGTTTTCTCCTTGAGCAGAAactccacttgcttcctttcgtACAGCGGATCTACGTTCTTGAACCGCGCCGCCAGATTCTCCTTCTCTTTCTTCAGATAAGCAATCTAACAggtaaaatatttttacaatcATCTCAAAATGAAACACTTCCTGATTCCCTCACCTCCACCTCATAACGCATCTTCTGGCCTTCCAGTACACCGACGTGTTCCTCCTTTTGGTGTTCAAATTGAGAATTGAGCATGGTGAAGGCGTAGCGGAGCTTGTTGAACTCGGAGCGATACTTTTCTCTCTCCTACACATCGTAGAAGAAAATTAGGTGTCAATGTAAACttctaaaaaattattttacaaCACCTCTTCCAATTTGTTGAAACGTTGTCGGACTGGAGCTTCTAACTCCTGCTGCACTTGAGTTCTGAGCAACTCCAGACGTTTTGGAGTCATCACCTGCAATTTAGGAcgaattgtattttatttcagatacaatcatacatttcaaattttatttaccTGCAGCCGAAGCTCCTCCATCTCCCTTTTTTGATTGAGAAGTTCTCTTGATCGCTCAGCCAACTGTAATTGGAGCTTATCCTGCTGGCCATGGAGACGTTTGACTTCCCCCTGAATATGCAATAGCTCATCCTGCAAACtaacatttaaatttttttaaaatcttctcTTGAGTAGTGTTAACCAGCAGTGGTTTAAACAATACTCAAATCAAAATAGAACCTGGAATGTTCTATCTTGAGAACGTTGTAATTTGATTTGTAGGTTTCACACTTCCCCTGAAGATCAGACAGCATGTGATGAAGCTCCATCCCGGTCGCAGGAACCATCGGCAGGTTGGAAGCGTCCATTTTGATATAAACTATAAAGTAATAATGAGGGAGGCAAGCTTATGCTATGTTTTGTGTTCAAACATCAAAGTTAATATGGTGACATGGATCAGAGGTATGATGTCATAAACAGTGGTGCGTTTGAGTGCCCTCTGGTAAATGGGAATTCTCAACTTACATATGTTGAAAGTGCAATTCGTTGAAATAATTGCAAAAATATAATGGTTAACTGCTGTCAAGTGGTTTTATCGTTGCTTGCAAGTCAGTGAAtacattgataaaaaaaaaaaaaatcaataaaaaataacgaCGCGTTGATTCCAGAGTTGCGCAATCACTTGCCAATCTCAATTCGTAACTTTATTCCCTCATAAAACAAACATGATGCAATGaccataaataaaatgtaaacaccAAAAAAggtttaatggaaaaaaaactcgACCGCTGAAACATAATGTGCACAACAGCAAGTCTCCAAATTTACAGGGAATCATTGTAAACAGATTTATTACAAAACATGATAcaaagtgaggaaaaaaaaaaatcactaagccGGCTGTAAAAACAACTCTTGGTACTTGGATttgattaataataaaaaaataaaatatcgctTATTAGTCtttgttacaaaaaaatatttgattgaaGCTATGAATTAGAGTCTTCTTTCTTATTTCTCGCAATGCAGCTACACCCAAGCTAAGATTACGAAATCAACAAATAGACTTTGCGTTTATGGATAAAGTTACGTCTATGCAAAACGATCCTCTTACTTACGGTTGTAATTCTGCGTCGAAATGAGCACATGAAcacttataattattatttttttcctcaaagtTGTCTCATACTCGCTTTGCTAGCTTTTTAGACAACTAACTAGCGCATTTTAAAACTACAAACTAGAGGATGAtgggaaatgtattttttttaggctTATGCTTGGCGGCGAAATGAAATGCAATACCGCCCTCTTGTGGATCATACGCGATGGTAACAATTTATAGTGTCACTTTTAAATGAATAATCTCGTTGTCAGGGATTATTTACTCACTTGAATAGGGGAAATTGAAGACCATTATAGAGAAGCCTTGTCCTCCTTTTTTTCTATACATCCAAGTTCTTCCATTTGCTGGTGCTGGAGTTTTTCCAGATCATCTACTCTCTGACGAAGTCGGgctatttttttcaaagtcaaagtctcctttattgtcaattcctccgcatgtcaagacacacaaagagat encodes:
- the LOC137839495 gene encoding centrosomal protein of 83 kDa-like isoform X1 translates to MYRKKGGQGFSIMVFNFPYSIYIKMDASNLPMVPATGMELHHMLSDLQGKCETYKSNYNVLKIEHSSLQDELLHIQGEVKRLHGQQDKLQLQLAERSRELLNQKREMEELRLQVMTPKRLELLRTQVQQELEAPVRQRFNKLEEEREKYRSEFNKLRYAFTMLNSQFEHQKEEHVGVLEGQKMRYEVEIAYLKKEKENLAARFKNVDPLYERKQVEFLLKEKTQLTMLLKGLQAEVDELQAKKDNSDQQVECIQLSQNRQLTESQAMVKSLESERQCMSMRLERMESKLHLSLEQNNQLTGQLHKIKREVNSLTCQIERLKLSHKIELDNAKLEFNRSKGEVERECDSLRAQKESKLIFFVAFHAHGRTFISDTSGQCLNCVSSGLQIEVVDLKAMLERHNELLVAKEMEMVRKVKSVCDEEMYKTTALLEEKLELEQRVLEFEQQKTMQEMNMQTQKDEWQDHLQMAHKREESVRKELQSLRAKLKQQSGHLEELERHKAEVSDLKEKNQELYSHLGALSRSEAELMEANDRLREKVDIMRENIRRGAERLVEHSKEREAKLEDKYTQLKDKLQRAASAEKKRRDLEEKKEQSLLSTIRMLREQIDELKQDGASANKRLMDYQQRHNEFQRLLMCSNGSFSVGTAQITSPTRPALGSEMMLSNVQQEEEEQRETNPARPAFHSPGVRSFATRWVEFV
- the LOC137839495 gene encoding centrosomal protein of 83 kDa-like isoform X18; the encoded protein is MYRKKGGQGFSIMVFNFPYSIYIKMDASNLPMVPATGMELHHMLSDLQGKCETYKSNYNVLKIEHSSLQDELLHIQGEVKRLHGQQDKLQLQLAERSRELLNQKREMEELRLQVMTPKRLELLRTQVQQELEAPVRQRFNKLEEEREKYRSEFNKLRYAFTMLNSQFEHQKEEHVGVLEGQKMRYEVEIAYLKKEKENLAARFKNVDPLYERKQVEFLLKEKTQLTMLLKGLQAEVDELQAKKDNSDQQVECIQLSQNRQLTESQAMVKSLESERQCMSMRLERMESKLHLSLEQNNQLTGQLHKIKREVNSLTCQIERLKLSHKIELDNAKLEFNRSKGEVERECDSLRAQKESKLIFFVAFHAHGRTFISDTSGQCLNCVSSGLQIEVVDLKAMLERHNELLVAKEMEMVRKVKSVCDEEMYKTTALLEEKLELEQRVLEFEQQKTMQEMNMQTQKDEWQDHLQMAHKREESVRKELQSLRAKLKQQSGHLEELERHKAEVSDLKEKNQELYSHLGALSRSEAELMEANDRLREKVDIMRENIRRGAERLVEHSKEREAKLEDKYTQLKDKLQRAASAEKKAIVTSPEG
- the LOC137839495 gene encoding centrosomal protein of 83 kDa-like isoform X15 gives rise to the protein MYRKKGGQGFSIMVFNFPYSIYIKMDASNLPMVPATGMELHHMLSDLQGKCETYKSNYNVLKIEHSSLQDELLHIQGEVKRLHGQQDKLQLQLAERSRELLNQKREMEELRLQVMTPKRLELLRTQVQQELEAPVRQRFNKLEEEREKYRSEFNKLRYAFTMLNSQFEHQKEEHVGVLEGQKMRYEVEIAYLKKEKENLAARFKNVDPLYERKQVEFLLKEKTQLTMLLKGLQAEVDELQAKKDNSDQQVECIQLSQNRQLTESQAMVKSLESERQCMSMRLERMESKLHLSLEQNNQLTGQLHKIKREVNSLTCQIERLKLSHKIELDNAKLEFNRSKGEVERECDSLRAQKESKLIFFVAFHAHGRTFISDTSGQCLNCVSSGLQIEVVDLKAMLERHNELLVAKEMEMVRKVKSVCDEEMYKTTALLEEKLELEQRVLEFEQQKTMQEMNMQTQKDEWQDHLQMAHKREESVRKELQSLRAKLKQQSGHLEELERHKAEVSDLKEKNQELYSHLGALSRSEAELMEANDRLREKVDIMRENIRRGAERLVEHSKEREAKLEDKYTQLKDKLQRAASAEKRRDLEEKKEQSLLSTIRMLREQIDELKQDGASANKQL